From a region of the Bradyrhizobium sp. KBS0727 genome:
- a CDS encoding exodeoxyribonuclease VII small subunit, protein MAENTQTDVKKLSFERAIEELESIVRRLEDGKVPLEESVAIYERGEALKRRCEELLRQAEARVDKITTDASGQVTGTEPLDVQ, encoded by the coding sequence ATGGCCGAAAATACCCAGACGGACGTCAAGAAGCTTTCCTTCGAGCGCGCGATCGAGGAACTGGAATCGATCGTGCGACGGCTCGAGGACGGCAAGGTGCCGCTTGAGGAATCGGTCGCCATCTACGAGCGCGGCGAGGCGCTGAAACGACGCTGCGAGGAATTGCTGCGGCAGGCCGAGGCCCGGGTCGACAAGATCACCACCGACGCCTCCGGCCAGGTAACCGGAACCGAACCGCTCGACGTGCAGTAG
- a CDS encoding histone deacetylase family protein — translation MTLLLTHSAYLDHLTPPGHPERPDRLRAVGEVLGEDRFKALVRGEAPEGSLDSVALCHGEHYIGELRHIAPTSGMIYLDGDTSMSPGTWEAVMRGVGGAIAATDAVMAGTHQNAFVAVRPPGHHAEINKPMGFCFFDNVAIAARHAQRKYGIGRAAIVDFDVHHGNGTQDIFWADPTVMYCSTHQMPLFPGTGASSERGEHDTIVNAPLASEDGSVKFRAAFENLILPQLQKFSPELIIISAGFDAHYRDPLASLNVKAEDFGWVTRKLMDTANASAGGRVVSVLEGGYDLQGLKESVAAHVTALMAG, via the coding sequence ATGACTCTGCTTCTGACGCATTCCGCCTATCTCGACCATTTGACGCCCCCGGGGCACCCCGAACGCCCCGACCGGCTGCGCGCGGTCGGCGAGGTTTTGGGCGAAGATCGCTTCAAGGCGCTGGTTCGCGGCGAGGCGCCGGAAGGCAGCCTCGATTCCGTCGCGCTCTGCCATGGCGAGCATTATATCGGCGAACTCCGCCACATCGCGCCCACCAGCGGCATGATCTATCTCGACGGCGACACCTCGATGTCGCCCGGCACCTGGGAAGCCGTCATGCGCGGCGTCGGCGGCGCGATCGCCGCGACCGACGCCGTGATGGCCGGCACGCATCAAAACGCCTTCGTCGCGGTGCGTCCGCCCGGCCATCACGCCGAGATCAACAAGCCGATGGGTTTCTGCTTCTTCGACAATGTCGCGATCGCCGCCCGTCACGCCCAGCGCAAATACGGCATCGGCCGCGCCGCCATCGTCGATTTCGACGTCCATCACGGCAACGGCACCCAGGACATCTTCTGGGCCGATCCGACCGTGATGTATTGCTCGACGCACCAGATGCCGCTGTTTCCCGGCACCGGCGCCAGCAGCGAGCGCGGCGAGCACGACACCATCGTCAATGCGCCGCTCGCCTCCGAGGACGGCAGCGTCAAATTCCGCGCCGCGTTCGAAAACCTGATCCTGCCGCAGTTGCAGAAATTCAGCCCCGAACTGATCATCATTTCGGCCGGCTTCGACGCGCATTACCGCGATCCGCTGGCTTCCCTCAACGTCAAGGCCGAGGATTTCGGCTGGGTCACGCGCAAGCTGATGGACACCGCCAACGCCAGCGCGGGGGGACGGGTTGTCTCGGTGCTGGAGGGCGGCTACGACCTGCAGGGGCTGAAAGAGTCGGTGGCGGCGCACGTCACCGCATTGATGGCCGGCTAG